From the Martelella mediterranea DSM 17316 genome, one window contains:
- a CDS encoding hydantoinase B/oxoprolinase family protein, whose product MTDKTFDPVTFDIIQNALEAIADEMFYAQVKTSMSAIIYEVLDLSTSILNPQGEIAASGAGIPAFIGVLDKAIAGILAKFPLEDIREGDVFASNDPYFGGVTHLNDMVLAAPVFHDGVMVAWVANIAHWNDVGGNVPGSMSAEATEIFQEGIRIPAVKLFTAGVENHAVFDILKVNSRLPDYLNGDLWAAIAGLRIGERRVLELVAKYGADTFAAAVTDYMDLGERRARAALANIPQGSYSFAEEQDSGVVNKVTLTVTADEFIVDLTDNPAQSGSLNCSREGTEIAVQLAFKDFTDADAPGNGGFFRPLKVVTKPGTIYHVEAPGALGYYAEVEIRLFDMLLRAMAEHFPGSVPAGNFASICGTNIGGPHPDTGRHYTIVEPQVGGWGAWEGSDGVSGQFSGFHGETFNCPAEVAEARYGLGIEQVALNSEPGGEGQWRGGKGIEVHYRVRADNNFLSVGYTRSRMPPWGASGGLDGSVNYVEVMRRDGTRDRHAFTTNLTVNEGDIIRVVTGNGGGYGDPKLRSRADIERDLKNEYLTPERAKEIYGYEV is encoded by the coding sequence ATGACCGACAAGACCTTTGATCCCGTCACCTTCGACATCATCCAGAACGCGCTGGAAGCGATCGCCGACGAGATGTTCTACGCCCAGGTGAAGACCTCGATGAGCGCGATCATCTACGAGGTGCTCGACCTCTCGACCTCGATCCTCAACCCTCAAGGCGAGATCGCCGCCTCGGGGGCCGGTATCCCGGCCTTCATCGGCGTGCTGGACAAGGCGATTGCTGGCATTCTCGCCAAGTTCCCGCTCGAGGATATTCGCGAAGGCGATGTCTTCGCCTCCAACGACCCCTATTTCGGCGGCGTCACCCACCTCAACGACATGGTGCTGGCGGCGCCGGTTTTCCATGATGGCGTTATGGTCGCCTGGGTTGCCAATATCGCTCACTGGAACGATGTCGGCGGCAATGTGCCCGGTTCGATGTCGGCCGAGGCCACGGAAATCTTCCAGGAAGGCATTCGCATTCCGGCGGTGAAGCTGTTCACCGCCGGCGTCGAGAACCATGCCGTCTTCGATATTCTCAAGGTCAATTCCCGTCTGCCGGATTACCTGAACGGCGATCTGTGGGCCGCGATCGCGGGTCTGCGCATCGGCGAGCGCCGGGTGCTGGAACTGGTCGCGAAATACGGCGCGGACACGTTTGCGGCGGCCGTGACCGACTATATGGACCTCGGTGAACGCCGGGCCCGGGCGGCGCTGGCGAACATTCCGCAGGGCAGCTACAGCTTTGCCGAGGAGCAGGACAGCGGCGTGGTCAACAAGGTCACGCTGACGGTCACCGCCGACGAATTCATCGTCGACCTCACCGACAACCCGGCCCAGTCCGGCTCGCTCAACTGCTCGCGCGAGGGCACCGAGATTGCCGTGCAGCTTGCCTTCAAGGATTTCACCGATGCCGACGCGCCCGGCAATGGCGGTTTCTTCCGGCCGCTCAAGGTGGTGACCAAACCCGGCACGATCTATCATGTCGAGGCCCCCGGCGCGCTCGGCTATTATGCCGAGGTCGAGATCCGGCTGTTCGACATGCTGCTGCGGGCGATGGCCGAGCATTTCCCGGGCTCCGTGCCGGCCGGCAATTTCGCCTCGATCTGCGGCACCAATATCGGCGGTCCGCACCCCGATACCGGCCGCCATTACACCATCGTCGAACCGCAGGTCGGCGGCTGGGGCGCATGGGAAGGTTCCGATGGCGTGTCGGGCCAGTTCTCCGGCTTCCACGGCGAGACCTTCAACTGCCCGGCCGAAGTCGCCGAGGCCCGCTACGGGCTGGGGATCGAGCAGGTGGCGCTGAATTCCGAACCCGGTGGCGAGGGCCAGTGGCGAGGCGGCAAGGGCATCGAGGTGCATTACCGCGTTCGCGCCGACAACAATTTCCTCTCGGTCGGCTACACCCGCTCGCGCATGCCGCCCTGGGGCGCATCGGGCGGGCTGGACGGTTCGGTCAACTATGTCGAGGTGATGCGCCGTGACGGGACCCGCGACCGCCACGCCTTCACAACGAACCTCACGGTCAACGAAGGCGATATCATCCGCGTCGTCACCGGCAATGGCGGCGGATATGGCGACCCGAAATTGCGCAGCCGTGCCGATATCGAACGCGACCTAAAGAACGAGTATCTCACGCCGGAACGCGCCAAGGAAATCTACGGCTACGAGGTCTGA
- a CDS encoding hydantoinase/oxoprolinase family protein: protein MTDKITRVSTDVGGTFTDLVYFETDLETGVQTVRTEKSDTTPPDFEKGVLNVLEKAKVDVGSVDFFAHGTTVVINALTERKGAKVGLITTKGFRDSIEIGRGNRPDFFNLRYKKPAPFVERYLRREIVERMDYHGNEVTPLDLASLDETLALFRAEGIEAIAISLLHAYANPEHEIRLKAEVEACWPEVTVVASHQITREWREYERTNTAILSAYVQPKAQRYLEKLEAGLTGKGYAGQLFIMQSNCGVDSLDAIKAVPITMVESGPASGFWGAAELGRIIGEPNILALDIGGTTAKCSLIENNQVTIKTDYWIERDGKSAGYPIMVPVVDLVEIGNGGGSIAWVDDFGKLHVGPHSAGSTPGPAAYGRGGEEATTTDANLALGRINRDYFCGGSVEADIPALEKALGKLAERMGNSPEDVARGIIRIANSNMVNALKLVSVNRGYDPRDFTLVVFGGGGPMHGVALGQELGVKKVVVPRGAPVFSAWGMMMSDLRRDYFVTRLMDSADREGLDALLAHTMERARAEYAREGFGADKVSLKPMVRCRYQNQEFAVEVPVPAGPVTEETLTKMVSEFHEIYEREYTYRLAAGVEIIGLHLVAAAEVGKLELVALPKTGAKLEDAVKGRRMVDYATEGRHEATIYDSTKFEPGMSFTGPAVIEDPGTTIVVHPGNRVFIDDFGNTHIETRG, encoded by the coding sequence ATGACTGACAAAATCACGCGCGTCTCGACCGATGTCGGCGGCACCTTCACCGACCTCGTCTATTTCGAGACCGACCTTGAAACCGGCGTCCAGACCGTGCGCACGGAAAAATCCGACACCACGCCGCCGGATTTCGAAAAGGGCGTTCTCAACGTTCTGGAAAAGGCGAAGGTCGATGTCGGTTCGGTCGATTTCTTCGCCCACGGCACCACCGTCGTCATCAACGCGCTGACGGAACGCAAGGGCGCGAAGGTCGGGCTGATCACCACCAAGGGCTTCCGCGATTCCATCGAGATCGGCCGCGGCAACCGGCCGGACTTCTTCAATCTCAGATACAAGAAGCCGGCTCCCTTCGTGGAGCGTTACCTCCGCCGAGAGATCGTCGAGCGGATGGATTATCACGGCAACGAGGTCACGCCGCTGGACCTCGCCTCGCTCGACGAGACGCTGGCGCTGTTCCGCGCCGAGGGCATAGAGGCTATCGCCATCAGCCTTCTGCACGCCTATGCCAACCCCGAACACGAAATCCGCCTGAAGGCCGAGGTCGAGGCGTGCTGGCCCGAGGTGACGGTGGTCGCATCGCACCAGATCACCCGCGAGTGGCGCGAATATGAGCGCACCAACACCGCCATCCTCTCGGCCTATGTCCAACCCAAGGCCCAGCGTTATCTCGAGAAGCTGGAGGCCGGTTTGACCGGCAAGGGCTATGCCGGCCAGCTGTTCATCATGCAGTCGAATTGCGGCGTCGATTCCCTCGATGCCATCAAGGCCGTTCCGATCACCATGGTCGAAAGCGGCCCGGCCTCCGGCTTCTGGGGCGCGGCCGAGCTCGGCCGGATCATCGGCGAGCCCAATATTCTGGCGCTCGACATTGGCGGCACCACCGCCAAATGTTCGCTGATCGAAAACAACCAGGTGACGATCAAGACCGATTACTGGATCGAGCGCGACGGTAAGTCCGCCGGCTACCCGATCATGGTGCCGGTGGTCGATCTGGTCGAGATCGGCAATGGCGGCGGGTCGATCGCCTGGGTCGATGATTTCGGCAAACTGCATGTCGGCCCGCATTCGGCCGGCTCCACGCCCGGCCCCGCCGCCTATGGACGCGGCGGCGAGGAGGCGACCACCACGGACGCCAATCTCGCGCTCGGGCGGATCAACAGGGATTATTTCTGCGGCGGCTCGGTCGAGGCGGATATCCCGGCGCTCGAAAAAGCGCTCGGAAAACTGGCCGAACGCATGGGCAATTCGCCCGAGGACGTCGCGCGCGGCATCATCCGCATCGCCAATTCCAACATGGTCAACGCGCTGAAGCTGGTCTCGGTCAACCGTGGCTACGACCCCCGAGACTTCACGCTCGTGGTGTTCGGCGGCGGCGGGCCGATGCATGGCGTGGCGCTTGGCCAGGAACTCGGCGTCAAGAAGGTTGTCGTGCCGCGCGGCGCGCCGGTGTTCTCCGCCTGGGGCATGATGATGTCGGACCTGCGCCGCGACTATTTCGTCACCCGGTTGATGGACAGCGCCGACCGCGAGGGCCTCGATGCCCTGCTCGCCCACACGATGGAGCGGGCGCGCGCCGAATATGCCCGCGAGGGTTTCGGCGCCGACAAGGTTTCGCTGAAGCCGATGGTGCGCTGCCGCTACCAGAACCAGGAATTCGCCGTCGAGGTGCCAGTGCCCGCCGGCCCCGTGACCGAGGAAACCCTGACGAAGATGGTCTCGGAATTCCACGAGATCTATGAGCGCGAATATACCTATCGCCTTGCCGCCGGCGTCGAGATCATCGGCCTGCATCTGGTCGCCGCCGCCGAGGTTGGCAAGCTCGAACTGGTGGCGCTGCCGAAAACTGGCGCGAAGCTGGAAGACGCGGTGAAGGGCAGGCGCATGGTCGATTACGCCACCGAAGGCCGGCATGAGGCCACCATCTATGACAGCACGAAATTCGAGCCGGGCATGAGCTTTACCGGGCCGGCGGTGATCGAGGATCCGGGCACGACCATCGTCGTCCATCCCGGCAACCGCGTCTTCATCGACGATTTCGGCAACACGCATATCGAGACGAGGGGCTGA
- a CDS encoding ABC transporter permease, translated as MSDVQTPARRFSITPGDFAREYGVLTIIVILMVGLSLISDSFLTARNLLNIVNQSAPLAIIACALTLVIIGGGFDLSTGAIFGVASVAAGWIAVHVDPYTAIIAGPLIGFALGTLNGAIITGFGVHSFLVTLATSLVYRGIAILITGGALIPVRIAEFSWIGRGRIGMVNIAVVVLIIFMVIFMVLLNRTTFGRRVFAVGGNEEAAILSGIRTNLIKIVTFSLSGMAAGLAGVIAVSRISMASPQAGVGMEFEAIAAVILGGTSIMGGSGAIWRSVAGVLLMALIGNGFNILNVNPFFKDLTTGVIIVVAVALAASGRRSR; from the coding sequence ATGAGCGACGTTCAGACACCTGCCCGGCGTTTTTCCATCACGCCCGGCGATTTCGCCCGCGAATACGGCGTTTTGACCATCATCGTCATCCTGATGGTCGGCCTCAGCCTGATTTCCGACAGTTTCCTGACAGCCCGCAACCTGCTCAACATTGTCAACCAGTCGGCGCCGCTGGCGATCATCGCCTGCGCGCTGACGCTCGTCATCATCGGCGGCGGGTTCGACCTGTCGACGGGGGCGATTTTCGGCGTGGCCTCGGTCGCGGCCGGCTGGATCGCCGTTCATGTCGATCCTTACACGGCCATTATCGCCGGACCGCTGATCGGGTTTGCGCTCGGGACGCTGAACGGCGCGATCATTACCGGCTTCGGGGTGCATTCCTTCCTCGTCACGCTCGCCACCAGTCTCGTCTATCGCGGCATCGCAATCCTGATCACGGGCGGCGCGCTGATCCCGGTCCGGATCGCGGAGTTTTCCTGGATCGGCCGCGGACGCATCGGCATGGTCAACATCGCCGTGGTCGTGCTGATCATCTTCATGGTGATCTTCATGGTGCTGCTCAACCGCACCACATTCGGCCGCCGCGTCTTCGCCGTCGGCGGCAATGAAGAGGCCGCGATCCTTTCGGGCATCCGCACCAATCTGATCAAGATCGTCACCTTCTCGCTGTCGGGCATGGCCGCCGGTCTCGCCGGCGTGATCGCCGTGTCTCGCATCTCCATGGCATCGCCCCAGGCCGGCGTCGGCATGGAATTCGAGGCGATCGCGGCGGTGATCCTCGGCGGAACCTCGATCATGGGCGGTTCCGGCGCGATCTGGCGCTCGGTCGCGGGCGTGCTGCTGATGGCGCTGATCGGCAACGGCTTCAACATTCTCAACGTGAACCCCTTCTTCAAGGACCTCACCACCGGCGTGATCATCGTCGTCGCGGTCGCGCTTGCCGCATCGGGCCGGCGCAGCCGCTGA
- a CDS encoding sugar ABC transporter ATP-binding protein: MTDIAIRLRGVAKSFGGMRILNDINIDIEKGSVHALVGENGAGKSSVGKIIGGYYSADEGVVEVFGEAVTRFSPRDALGRGIAMIHQELQLVPELTVLENVFLGLESNTAGFLRKGDLARFHALEETCDFGLNPHSRIADMRIAERQKVEIMRAIAREARVIIMDEPTSSLTEDEAERLHQLIARLKARDVTVIYVSHFLDHILANCDRVTIMRDGKVIRTDAIAGETKNSLVDSMLGEASEISWPTLPPRPAEQATPIVEMENVATATGLSDITLKIFPGEIVGLIGLVGSGRSEVARALFGADPIVSGRYAIGGVVQSRRLKVPRAIAQGIAFVPEDRRKQGLVLTQTTRPNISLASLGNISRHGFINHGLERSRARKMIDHFGIVPSAIDGKVAFYSGGNQQKVLLSKWAVEKPRLLILDEPSRGVDIGARQSIHEFIIEMAENGVAVLLISSELEEVINLSHRGYLMSDGRIFAETDCRDTTVDEALHRIFEEQGAVSRGKEVTQP, translated from the coding sequence ATGACCGATATCGCCATCCGGCTTCGGGGCGTCGCCAAGAGCTTTGGCGGCATGCGCATCCTGAATGACATCAATATCGACATTGAAAAAGGTTCGGTTCACGCGCTTGTCGGCGAAAACGGCGCCGGCAAGTCGTCGGTCGGCAAGATCATCGGCGGCTATTATTCGGCGGACGAAGGCGTCGTCGAGGTGTTCGGCGAGGCCGTCACCCGGTTTTCGCCGCGCGACGCGCTTGGCCGCGGCATCGCGATGATCCATCAGGAGCTTCAGCTCGTCCCGGAACTCACCGTACTGGAAAACGTGTTCCTGGGGCTGGAGAGCAATACCGCCGGTTTTCTGCGCAAGGGCGATCTCGCCCGCTTCCACGCGCTGGAGGAGACCTGCGATTTCGGCCTCAACCCGCATAGCCGGATCGCCGACATGCGGATCGCCGAGCGCCAGAAGGTCGAGATCATGCGCGCGATTGCCCGCGAGGCGCGGGTGATCATCATGGACGAGCCGACCTCGTCGCTGACCGAAGACGAGGCCGAGCGCCTGCACCAGTTGATCGCGCGGCTGAAGGCGCGCGACGTCACCGTGATCTATGTCAGCCATTTTCTCGATCACATCCTCGCCAATTGCGACCGGGTCACGATCATGCGCGATGGCAAGGTGATCCGTACCGACGCCATTGCCGGCGAGACCAAGAACAGCCTCGTCGACTCCATGCTGGGCGAGGCCTCGGAGATCAGTTGGCCCACTCTTCCGCCGCGTCCCGCCGAGCAGGCGACGCCGATCGTCGAGATGGAAAATGTCGCCACGGCCACCGGCCTTTCCGATATCACCCTGAAGATTTTCCCCGGCGAGATCGTCGGCCTGATCGGCCTTGTCGGTTCCGGCCGCTCGGAGGTCGCGCGCGCCCTGTTCGGCGCCGATCCGATCGTCTCCGGCCGCTATGCCATAGGGGGCGTCGTGCAGAGCCGCCGGCTCAAGGTGCCGCGCGCTATTGCCCAAGGCATCGCCTTCGTGCCCGAGGACCGGCGCAAGCAGGGCCTGGTGCTCACCCAGACGACCCGTCCCAACATCTCGCTCGCCTCGCTCGGCAACATCTCGCGCCATGGCTTCATCAACCACGGCCTGGAACGCAGCCGGGCGCGCAAGATGATCGACCATTTCGGCATCGTGCCCTCGGCCATCGACGGCAAGGTCGCCTTTTATTCCGGCGGCAACCAGCAGAAGGTGCTGTTGTCGAAATGGGCGGTGGAAAAGCCGCGCCTGCTGATCCTCGATGAACCGAGCCGGGGCGTCGATATCGGCGCCCGCCAGAGCATCCACGAATTCATCATCGAAATGGCTGAGAACGGCGTGGCCGTGCTTCTGATCTCCTCGGAACTCGAAGAGGTCATCAACCTTTCCCATCGCGGCTATCTGATGAGCGACGGCCGTATCTTCGCGGAGACCGACTGCCGGGACACCACGGTCGACGAGGCACTGCACCGCATCTTTGAAGAACAAGGCGCCGTCTCCCGCGGCAAGGAGGTCACCCAACCATGA
- a CDS encoding sugar ABC transporter substrate-binding protein, whose protein sequence is MKTALTAAILSSALAAPLAAQAEDYNIAFLAASSQNGFNQAIYAGIEEAAAKYDNVKTQIFDGEFSATAQFSQVEDIAAGGKFDAIIITPNDTVGIATALEEAIKAGVKVGTTLFPVGPELSNMEPQVPGLTVTVASDPVVGATAQADAVVDYCADKDPCKVVVLIGQLIYPFDNLRNDTYKKILGEHDNIEIVATGEGNYSPQTSMVAMQDILQAHPDIDVVLSNADQHLMGAEIAIEDAGLDMSELYTIGGGLNQIAVDAIKAGTWSGTLAQFPKSEGEAALDAVVKALNGETVPTWIDEYSLRQTPKIVTKEWLDANPDFEPEWQG, encoded by the coding sequence ATGAAAACAGCACTTACAGCAGCGATCCTCTCCTCGGCGCTCGCCGCGCCGCTGGCCGCGCAGGCCGAGGATTACAACATCGCCTTCCTCGCCGCCTCGTCGCAGAACGGCTTCAACCAGGCGATCTATGCCGGCATCGAGGAAGCGGCCGCCAAATACGACAACGTCAAGACCCAGATCTTCGACGGCGAGTTTTCGGCCACCGCGCAGTTCTCGCAGGTCGAGGATATCGCCGCCGGCGGCAAGTTCGATGCGATCATCATAACGCCGAACGACACAGTGGGTATCGCGACCGCCCTCGAAGAGGCCATCAAGGCCGGCGTCAAGGTTGGCACGACGCTGTTCCCGGTCGGCCCCGAACTGTCGAACATGGAACCGCAGGTGCCCGGCCTCACCGTCACCGTCGCCTCCGATCCGGTCGTCGGTGCAACCGCGCAGGCCGATGCCGTGGTCGATTACTGCGCCGACAAGGACCCCTGCAAGGTCGTTGTCCTGATCGGCCAGCTCATCTACCCCTTCGACAATCTGCGCAACGACACCTACAAGAAGATTCTCGGCGAACACGACAATATCGAGATCGTCGCCACCGGCGAGGGCAACTACTCGCCCCAGACCTCGATGGTCGCCATGCAGGACATCCTGCAGGCCCATCCGGACATCGACGTCGTTCTCTCCAATGCCGACCAGCACCTGATGGGCGCGGAGATCGCGATCGAGGATGCGGGCCTCGACATGTCCGAGCTCTACACCATCGGCGGCGGGCTGAACCAGATCGCCGTTGACGCCATCAAGGCCGGCACCTGGAGCGGCACACTGGCGCAGTTTCCGAAATCCGAGGGCGAGGCCGCGCTCGACGCCGTCGTCAAGGCGCTGAACGGCGAAACGGTCCCGACCTGGATTGACGAATACTCCCTGCGTCAGACCCCGAAGATCGTCACCAAGGAATGGCTCGACGCCAATCCTGATTTCGAGCCGGAATGGCAGGGCTGA
- a CDS encoding GntR family transcriptional regulator yields the protein MAKTSLESSGLQSQQVRRGGGVAHVYETLRNEIIELKLAPGSPIDETELSERFAMSRTPIREALVRLAAEGLITALTNRTTIVSNIDFVQLGAFFDALTLMYRVTARLAAIHYNEADLAGIRAHQRRFAEAVEARDVLGMIAANRDFHIAIAEAGRNKYYTDLFRRLLDDGRRILRLYYRSYDDDLPRQYVAEHEHIVSAMIARDQDACDRLATAHADQIVRQIRAYISADSRSVSSIAL from the coding sequence ATGGCCAAGACATCGTTGGAAAGCAGCGGACTCCAGAGCCAGCAGGTCAGGCGCGGCGGCGGCGTGGCGCACGTCTATGAAACCCTGCGCAACGAAATCATCGAGCTGAAGCTCGCGCCCGGCAGCCCGATCGACGAGACCGAGCTTTCCGAGCGCTTTGCGATGTCGCGCACGCCCATCCGGGAGGCGCTCGTCCGGCTTGCGGCGGAGGGGCTGATCACCGCGCTGACCAATCGCACGACGATCGTTTCCAACATCGATTTCGTCCAGCTCGGCGCATTTTTCGATGCCCTGACGCTGATGTACCGCGTTACCGCGCGGCTTGCGGCGATCCATTACAACGAGGCCGATCTGGCCGGGATACGCGCCCACCAGAGGCGCTTTGCCGAGGCGGTCGAGGCTCGCGACGTGCTTGGCATGATCGCGGCCAACCGCGATTTTCACATCGCCATCGCCGAGGCCGGCCGCAACAAATACTATACCGACCTGTTCCGGCGCCTGCTCGATGACGGACGCCGGATTCTTCGCCTTTACTATCGCTCCTATGACGACGACCTGCCGCGCCAGTATGTGGCCGAGCACGAACACATCGTCAGCGCCATGATCGCGCGTGATCAAGACGCATGCGACCGGCTTGCTACGGCGCATGCCGACCAGATCGTGCGTCAAATCCGGGCCTATATCTCTGCGGATTCCCGCAGCGTTTCCTCAATCGCGCTCTAG
- a CDS encoding dihydrodipicolinate synthase family protein, whose amino-acid sequence MSDTIFTGCIPALMTPCKADRTPDFAALARKGRELVEAGMSAVVYCGSMGDWPLLTDEQRMQGVEALVEAGVPVIVGTGAINTKSAVAITAHAARVGAAGLMVIPRVLSRGSSVSAQKAHFSAILEAANGLPAVIYNSPHYGFETRADLFFALRADYPNLIGFKEFGGAASLSYAAEHITSGNDDLTLMVGVDTQVFHGFVKCGATGAITGIGNALPKEVLHLVSLCKTAAEGDSEARVKARELEEALMVLSKFDEGVDLVLFYKYLMVLNGDAEYTLHFNETDALTAPQQAFVEEQYRQFKTWYANWAA is encoded by the coding sequence ATGAGCGACACGATTTTCACCGGCTGCATTCCGGCTTTGATGACCCCCTGCAAGGCTGACCGCACGCCCGACTTCGCCGCGCTTGCGCGCAAGGGCCGGGAACTGGTCGAGGCGGGCATGTCGGCTGTCGTCTATTGCGGATCGATGGGCGACTGGCCGCTTCTGACCGACGAGCAGCGCATGCAGGGCGTCGAGGCGCTGGTCGAGGCCGGCGTTCCGGTGATCGTGGGCACCGGCGCGATCAACACCAAATCCGCCGTGGCGATCACGGCGCATGCCGCCCGCGTCGGCGCCGCTGGCCTGATGGTCATTCCGCGCGTTCTCTCGCGCGGCAGCTCTGTCTCGGCGCAGAAGGCGCATTTCTCGGCTATCCTCGAAGCCGCGAACGGCCTGCCGGCCGTCATCTACAACAGCCCGCATTACGGCTTTGAAACCCGCGCCGACCTGTTCTTCGCCCTGCGCGCCGACTATCCCAACCTGATCGGCTTCAAGGAATTCGGCGGCGCGGCCTCCCTCTCCTACGCAGCCGAGCACATCACCTCCGGCAATGACGATCTGACCCTGATGGTCGGCGTCGATACCCAGGTCTTCCACGGCTTCGTCAAATGCGGCGCCACCGGCGCGATCACCGGCATCGGCAACGCGCTCCCGAAGGAGGTCCTGCATCTCGTTTCGCTCTGCAAGACCGCCGCCGAGGGCGACAGCGAGGCTCGCGTCAAGGCGCGCGAACTCGAGGAAGCCCTGATGGTGCTGTCGAAATTCGACGAGGGCGTCGATCTCGTGCTGTTCTACAAATATTTGATGGTGCTGAATGGCGACGCGGAATATACCCTGCACTTCAACGAGACCGACGCCCTGACGGCACCGCAGCAGGCCTTTGTCGAAGAACAGTACCGGCAGTTCAAGACCTGGTACGCCAACTGGGCGGCCTGA
- a CDS encoding proline racemase family protein encodes MHVIDSHTAGEPTRVILDGFPDLGSGPLSERAALLATRFYDDYRAVVLEPRGQVAMVGALLVPPVDPTCVTGVIYFDVGAVLGMCGHGTIGLAVTLYHMGRIGTGLHRIETPAGVVTVDVQDESTVTVTNIESRRVAVGVTVEVPEFGPMTGDVAYGGNWFFLVDPSPIPVIPENIRQLTDLAVATRTALNAQKIGGENGEPVDHVIFYGPAGDAAAHSRNFVLCPDDAYDRSPCGTGCSARLACLAAAGQLGEGQEIVQESIIGSTYRLSYRAGHKGGVIPSITGQAYVMSVAELVFHPNDPFRNGIIL; translated from the coding sequence ATGCATGTGATTGACAGCCACACCGCGGGCGAGCCGACGCGGGTCATCCTCGACGGCTTTCCCGATCTCGGTTCGGGCCCGCTTTCCGAACGCGCGGCGCTGCTTGCGACGCGCTTTTACGACGACTACCGCGCCGTGGTGCTGGAACCGCGCGGCCAGGTCGCCATGGTCGGCGCGCTGCTGGTGCCGCCGGTGGACCCGACCTGCGTCACCGGCGTCATCTATTTCGATGTCGGCGCGGTTCTCGGCATGTGCGGTCATGGCACGATTGGCCTCGCCGTCACGCTTTACCACATGGGCCGGATCGGCACGGGGCTGCATCGCATCGAAACGCCCGCCGGCGTCGTCACCGTCGATGTGCAGGATGAAAGCACGGTCACCGTCACCAATATCGAAAGCCGCCGGGTTGCGGTCGGCGTTACGGTCGAGGTGCCCGAATTCGGCCCCATGACCGGCGATGTCGCCTATGGCGGCAACTGGTTTTTCCTGGTCGATCCGAGCCCGATCCCGGTGATCCCGGAGAATATCCGCCAGCTTACCGATCTCGCCGTCGCCACCCGGACCGCGCTCAATGCACAGAAGATCGGCGGCGAGAACGGCGAACCGGTCGACCATGTCATCTTTTATGGTCCTGCCGGCGATGCGGCGGCGCACAGCCGCAATTTCGTGCTCTGCCCGGACGACGCCTATGACCGCTCCCCCTGCGGGACCGGCTGTTCGGCGCGGCTCGCCTGCCTTGCCGCAGCCGGTCAACTGGGAGAAGGACAGGAAATCGTGCAGGAGAGCATTATCGGCTCCACCTATCGGCTTTCCTACAGGGCCGGACACAAGGGCGGCGTGATCCCCTCGATCACCGGCCAAGCCTATGTCATGTCGGTGGCCGAACTGGTATTCCACCCCAACGACCCCTTCCGCAACGGCATCATCCTCTGA